A single region of the Pseudomonas sp. GGS8 genome encodes:
- a CDS encoding ATP-binding protein, translating into MNSIFLRIYGGMCAALILVAVLGVLALHLLNQVRSEQYRERLAHGTFSLMANNLQPMNETERHRALLVWERLLGIPLALNTFPQTDLDLTQRTRVLHGQALVEQTGPHAAKVYRLVSDKEQLVLTGEVQQISEQLARATIYLLADELVRYPVAEQPKRLAQLKEDKGFGFDLRLVTVDEADMDEDQSRRVSEGDTVMALGKGGDSIRVFAGMVGTPWVLEIGPLYQMNPYPPEWLVLIAALGLSLIGLIVYLLVRQLERRLRGLEAAATRIAKGSLETRVPARGADSVGRLASAFNGMAEHLQQLLAIQRELVRAVSHELRTPVARLRFGLEMIGSATTPEALEKYREGMDHDIEDLDRLVDEMLTYARLEQGSPALNFQRIDLDALVNQVIEELAPLRAEVTVQRGLCLSAADCDGAWVEAEPRYLHRALQNLVSNAMRHAHSRVTVSYQVGQQRCRVDVEDDGPGVPETAWEKIFTPFLRLDDSRTRASGGHGLGLSIVRRIIHWHDGRALIGKSKSLGGACFSLSWPRNQERR; encoded by the coding sequence TGGCCCATGGCACGTTCTCGCTGATGGCCAATAACCTGCAACCGATGAACGAGACCGAGCGCCACCGGGCCTTGCTGGTGTGGGAGCGATTGCTCGGGATTCCGCTGGCGCTGAACACGTTCCCCCAGACCGACCTCGACCTGACCCAGCGCACCCGCGTGCTGCACGGCCAGGCACTGGTGGAGCAGACCGGCCCGCATGCGGCTAAGGTTTATCGCCTGGTCAGCGACAAGGAGCAACTGGTGCTCACCGGTGAAGTCCAGCAAATCAGCGAGCAACTGGCGAGGGCGACCATTTACCTGTTGGCCGATGAACTGGTGCGCTACCCGGTGGCCGAGCAGCCCAAGCGCCTGGCGCAGTTAAAGGAAGATAAGGGTTTCGGCTTCGATCTGCGGCTGGTGACGGTCGATGAGGCCGACATGGACGAAGACCAGAGCCGCCGCGTTTCAGAAGGCGACACGGTGATGGCGTTGGGCAAGGGCGGTGATTCGATCCGGGTGTTTGCCGGCATGGTCGGTACGCCGTGGGTGCTGGAAATCGGCCCGTTGTATCAGATGAATCCTTACCCGCCCGAGTGGCTGGTGCTGATCGCGGCCCTTGGCTTGAGCCTGATCGGTTTGATTGTCTATCTGTTGGTGCGCCAGCTGGAGCGTCGTTTACGCGGGCTGGAAGCCGCCGCCACCCGCATCGCCAAGGGCAGCCTGGAAACCCGCGTACCGGCACGCGGCGCGGACTCGGTGGGGCGGCTGGCCTCGGCGTTCAACGGCATGGCTGAGCACTTGCAGCAATTGTTGGCGATTCAGCGAGAACTGGTGCGTGCCGTGTCCCACGAATTGCGCACACCGGTGGCGCGCCTGCGTTTTGGCCTGGAGATGATCGGCTCGGCCACCACGCCTGAGGCGCTGGAGAAATACCGCGAAGGGATGGACCACGATATCGAGGACCTCGATCGGCTGGTCGACGAGATGCTTACCTATGCGCGGCTGGAGCAGGGCTCGCCGGCGCTGAATTTCCAGCGCATCGATCTGGATGCGTTGGTCAATCAGGTGATCGAAGAGCTGGCACCGTTGCGCGCCGAGGTCACGGTGCAGCGTGGCTTGTGCCTGTCGGCCGCCGATTGCGACGGCGCCTGGGTCGAGGCCGAGCCACGTTACTTGCACCGGGCGTTGCAGAACCTGGTGAGCAACGCCATGCGCCACGCCCATTCACGGGTGACCGTCAGCTATCAGGTGGGGCAGCAGCGCTGTCGGGTGGATGTCGAGGATGACGGGCCGGGCGTGCCGGAAACCGCGTGGGAGAAAATCTTCACCCCGTTCCTGCGCCTCGACGACAGCCGTACCCGCGCCTCGGGCGGGCATGGGCTGGGATTGTCGATCGTGCGGCGGATCATCCATTGGCATGACGGGCGGGCGTTGATCGGCAAGAGCAAAAGCCTGGGCGGGGCGTGTTTCAGTTTGAGCTGGCCGAGGAATCAGGAGCGGCGTTGA